TAGAGAGGTGAGACATAGAAGAATAAAGTAAAAGCCTGCCAAGCAAAAACTGATCTGTTGAAGTATATTGGGCCTTTTATACTTTACGGTTCTAACATTACAGTCCTTTAGATCTGCCTCCATTCGTAGCTTGTAGCTTATATTGCTGATTTGATATCAATTATTGAAGCATAGAATTTCGACCTGACGGCTGCTGTTAGAaacacatatatatacattgCGAAATAGGCATAAATTTGTTACATTGCGTCTCTTTCACAAATAGAGTGAACAATGAGACAGCTTTTTACTCCACCAATATCGAATACTAAATTTGATACTACACAATCTATTAAGGAATCCTATAAATCATCCTCTTCACTATCATCcctttcttcatctttaaaaCATGAAATTCATCAAGAGGATTATGAAATTGATCCTGGACAtctgaaagaaaatatcaatcGGAACAATACtgacaataataatgaaaatgaaaatgataactTCTCTCAATCTGTCGATACCGCTTTAACTCAATTGGAAATTGATCAAGAGGTAAACTCAATACATGAGTTACCGCTTGATTTATCAAATCTAATAACTATCTTTATTGATGATCTAAAACAaccaaaatatattaaaccGTTGTCAATTATTCAACTAGCGTCCATTTTCCAATCCTTTTATATGAAATTTGATAGGTCCGCCTTCCAATATTTAACGAGTACTGGCCCCAGCGGCTTcgttaataataacagtacTAGCTCATTTCTTAATGCAAAAGAGTCATTAAGCTCAGGATTGAGCGGTATTTTCTCAAGAAGTAGAAGTAGTAGTGGTAGTGGAAATTCCATAGGaaataacaacaatggTACTACAAGAAGACAGAGAAGATCTTCATCTCTCTTCAGTATGGGTCCCaacataataaataataataataataacaacaacaacaacagcaacaatCACCGACCTCCTCAACAATTACTATCAcctgaagaaattaataaacaattgaaaGTTAATAAgttgaataatttaaagttggaaaaatttatgATCCTTTgtgaaagaaatatttttattaaaataCTTAAAGTAGGCACTGCAGTACCATCTCCCATCAAGAATACAACTAgcaatagtaataatactaataacCTCTATTCAGCAAACACAAATATAAACACCAGAATTAATCTCAGAGAATTCAAGGTCGTCAATTTATTTAGAAATTCCCCGGAGTTTATCCAATATGATAGAGCcttaaatgaaaaaattaactgTCTTTCAACGTTATTATCGACTTCATCTTCCCCTTCGGCTACTCCAACTGAAATCGAGGAAAACGAAGCTACTGCTACTGCTACTGCTACTGCGGCTGATTCTGATGCGCCTATTAGCTTGTTTGCATTCCTGGATATAGACTCCGTTAAGAtgaaatcaaatgaatcaatATCTTTAGAGATCGAACAtctatttaaaaaattcttaCTGTATTCAATTTCGCCGTTcgataaaattgaaattctattaaaaattcataatttAATGACGTTTTATAATGAGGAAATgtcaaatgatgaattcttATCgttattaatttattacatTATAAAATTCAACACGAAGCGAATCTTCTTAAAcattgaattcattaaatttttcagatacaagaaaaaactggttgaaaatgaattatacGTCTTAACTAACATGGAGGCCGCATTAATGTTCATTGATGGATTGACGATAAATGATTTCTCTAAAAAATTAACTAATACGTTAAACTCAGATCAATTGGCTCTACTAAATGATTCAATAAGTAGTAAAATTCAACTTCCTCTATCCGTAATGAattatagtaataataataatagtaatgataACGACACACATATCCGTATTACAGAGAGTGCTAAGGCACTCCTgataaatgataataattttaatttcttagACCAATCTACTAACATCACCTCCGTTAATCAAGATGTACTCCGATCCAATTCGTATG
The Naumovozyma dairenensis CBS 421 chromosome 5, complete genome DNA segment above includes these coding regions:
- the MUK1 gene encoding guanine nucleotide exchange factor MUK1 (similar to Saccharomyces cerevisiae MUK1 (YPL070W); ancestral locus Anc_8.537), producing the protein MRQLFTPPISNTKFDTTQSIKESYKSSSSLSSLSSSLKHEIHQEDYEIDPGHLKENINRNNTDNNNENENDNFSQSVDTALTQLEIDQEVNSIHELPLDLSNLITIFIDDLKQPKYIKPLSIIQLASIFQSFYMKFDRSAFQYLTSTGPSGFVNNNSTSSFLNAKESLSSGLSGIFSRSRSSSGSGNSIGNNNNGTTRRQRRSSSLFSMGPNIINNNNNNNNNNSNNHRPPQQLLSPEEINKQLKVNKLNNLKLEKFMILCERNIFIKILKVGTAVPSPIKNTTSNSNNTNNLYSANTNINTRINLREFKVVNLFRNSPEFIQYDRALNEKINCLSTLLSTSSSPSATPTEIEENEATATATATAADSDAPISLFAFLDIDSVKMKSNESISLEIEHLFKKFLLYSISPFDKIEILLKIHNLMTFYNEEMSNDEFLSLLIYYIIKFNTKRIFLNIEFIKFFRYKKKLVENELYVLTNMEAALMFIDGLTINDFSKKLTNTLNSDQLALLNDSISSKIQLPLSVMNYSNNNNSNDNDTHIRITESAKALLINDNNFNFLDQSTNITSVNQDVLRSNSYGRFKTIFDSSLRNVIGKIKSYTPPVTVPPSDEDDVDSISNNSKINGDETTNDVDKEKQQVEEDNTSIEKELSLTNSPEKKVRTKTIKISGSNMSLHSNITSSDDMITNISSSSSLPSSNEIPADWKKFKDLDFEDLKISDLKQIFDIYQKIIQ